CAGCACCGGCTTTCGCAGCCGAGCCGGCCAGCGCGGCATGGCCGAGAAGGTCGCCCAGACGCTGGCGGCGGCCACGCTCGGCAAGGTCGACGAAGACACGGACCCCGTGCGCGCCATCGCGGTGATCCAGGCCGGCACCGGCGTGGGCAAGTCGCTGGCCTATTGCGCACCGGCCATCGCGCTGGCGCTGGCGCGCAACACGCGGGTGCTGATCTCGACTGCCACCGTCGCGCTGCAGGAGCAATTGGTCGCCAAGGACCTGCCGGCGCTGGCCGCCTCCATGCCGCAACCTTTCCGCTTCGCCCTGGCCAAGGGGCGCGGCCGCTATGTCTGCCGGCTCAAGCTGGAGCGGCTGGGCGGTCTGGCCGAGCCGGAAATCGACGAGGAAGACCCGGAAGACGATCTCTTCGCAGACGAATTGCCGGCGATGCGCAGCGCGCGTGAAACGCGCCCGGCGCACGAGGTCGAGGCGCGGCTCAAGTTCTATGCCGGCGTGGCGCAGGCGCTTTCCAGCGGTGCCTGGGACGGCGACCGTGACACGCTCGAAACACCGCCGACGGCCGACGTCTGGCTGCCGATGGCCGCCGAAGCCGCGTCATGTACCGGCAAGCATTGCCCGTCGTTCGGCCAGTGCGCCTATTACGAACGGCGCAAGACGCTGGTCGGCGCGCAGGTCATCGTGGTCAACCACGACCTCTTGCTGTCCTCGCTCGGCAACCGGCTGTTGCCCGAGCTCGACAACAGCCTGCTGGTACTCGACGAAGCCCATCACCTGCCGGCCACCGCGCTGGCGCAGTTCGCCTGCCGCATGGACCTGGGCCGTCACGGGTGGGCCGAAAAACTCGCCCGCCGTGCGGTGCGCTTCGGCTCGCTCCTGGGCGTGACCGAAGTCGCCGACATTCCGGTGCACGCCAAGTTCATGCGCCAGGCGCTGCAGGACGTCGAACGCCTGGCCACCGATCTGTACGGCGAAACCCTGCGCGCCGGACTGCAGGGCGCCGGCCGGGGCGCCTCGCGGGCGCGGCTGCCGCGCGGCGCACTCGACGAAGCCCTGGTCGAGCCGCTCGGCCAGGTCGCGCACCACGCCGAGGGCTTTCTGACTGCCATGCGCTGTATCGCCAAGGCCCTGCGCGCCGAAATGCGCGAGCGGCCCGAGCAGGCGCGTCGGCTGTCCACCCAGTACGCGCAGCTCGGCGCGCTGGCGCCCCGGCTGGAGTCGGTGGCCGAAACCGCGCAACTGCTGCTGCGCGACACCGAGCCCGGCCAGGTGCCGACCGCCAAATGGTTCACCCTCGACCTGGACGGCGACCAGCAGCCCGTGCTGCAGGCCCACGCCAGCCCGCTGCTGCCGGGCGCCACGCTGCGCAACCGGCTGTGGGGCGCGGTGCGCGGCGCGGTGCTGACATCGGCCACGCTCACCAGCATGGGCAAGTTCGAGTTCTTCCTGCGCGAGGCGGGCCTGCACGACGACGAGGCCGCATCCACGCTCGAAGTGCCCAGCCCCTTCGACTACGCGCGGCAGGGCCGGCTGATCGCCGTGGAAACCCGGGCCGATCCGCGCGACGCGGCCGAATACGTGGCCGAGATGGTCCGCGCGCTGGTGCACGACCTGCAGTCGGTGCGCAGCGGCGCGCTGGTGCTGTTCACCTCGCGCGAACAGCTGCGCCAGGCGGTGACCGCGCTGCCACCGGTGCTGGTGCCCCGGGTGC
The nucleotide sequence above comes from Xylophilus sp. GOD-11R. Encoded proteins:
- the dinG gene encoding ATP-dependent DNA helicase DinG encodes the protein MSSPDSSPTPTTAPYDPAEGAAAGLHAFDQVVAASTGFRSRAGQRGMAEKVAQTLAAATLGKVDEDTDPVRAIAVIQAGTGVGKSLAYCAPAIALALARNTRVLISTATVALQEQLVAKDLPALAASMPQPFRFALAKGRGRYVCRLKLERLGGLAEPEIDEEDPEDDLFADELPAMRSARETRPAHEVEARLKFYAGVAQALSSGAWDGDRDTLETPPTADVWLPMAAEAASCTGKHCPSFGQCAYYERRKTLVGAQVIVVNHDLLLSSLGNRLLPELDNSLLVLDEAHHLPATALAQFACRMDLGRHGWAEKLARRAVRFGSLLGVTEVADIPVHAKFMRQALQDVERLATDLYGETLRAGLQGAGRGASRARLPRGALDEALVEPLGQVAHHAEGFLTAMRCIAKALRAEMRERPEQARRLSTQYAQLGALAPRLESVAETAQLLLRDTEPGQVPTAKWFTLDLDGDQQPVLQAHASPLLPGATLRNRLWGAVRGAVLTSATLTSMGKFEFFLREAGLHDDEAASTLEVPSPFDYARQGRLIAVETRADPRDAAEYVAEMVRALVHDLQSVRSGALVLFTSREQLRQAVTALPPVLVPRVLVQTAMPRGQLLAAHRARVADGAPSIIFGMQSFGEGLDLPGRLCESVFITKLPFAPPDDPVGEARAEWLRGSGRDPFTELVVPATAIRLAQWVGRAIRTEEDRAAVYCYDRRLVTTAYGQRLLQGLPAFAFSRGRREEPEPVAG